A single genomic interval of Porphyromonas sp. oral taxon 275 harbors:
- the rpsG gene encoding 30S ribosomal protein S7 encodes MRKAKPKKRQVLPDPVFGDVKVTKFVNHLMYDGKKNIAFDIFYSALEIVGKKIQQEEKTSLDIWKAALDNITPQVEVKSRRIGGATFQVPTEIRAERKESISMKNLILFARKRGGKTMADKLAAEIVDAFNSQGAAFKRKEDMHRMAEANRAFAHFRF; translated from the coding sequence ATGAGAAAAGCTAAGCCCAAAAAGAGACAGGTACTACCTGATCCCGTATTTGGTGACGTAAAGGTGACGAAGTTCGTAAATCACCTGATGTACGACGGTAAGAAGAATATCGCCTTCGATATCTTCTACTCCGCCCTCGAGATTGTCGGCAAGAAGATCCAGCAGGAGGAAAAGACCAGCCTGGATATCTGGAAGGCCGCCCTCGACAACATCACTCCTCAGGTAGAAGTAAAGAGCCGCCGTATCGGTGGTGCTACCTTCCAGGTGCCTACGGAAATCCGCGCCGAGCGAAAGGAATCTATCTCCATGAAGAACCTCATCCTCTTTGCTCGCAAGCGTGGTGGTAAGACCATGGCAGACAAGCTTGCAGCAGAGATCGTGGATGCGTTCAATAGCCAGGGTGCTGCCTTCAAGCGTAAGGAAGATATGCACCGTATGGCCGAAGCCAACCGTGCATTTGCTCACTTCAGATTCTAA
- the fusA gene encoding elongation factor G has translation MADHKHLELTRNIGIMAHIDAGKTTTSERILFYTGLTHKIGEVHDGGATMDWMEQEQERGITITSAATTTFWNYDNTKYKINLIDTPGHVDFTVEVERSLRILDGAIATFCAVGGVQPQSETVWRQADKYRVPRICYVNKMDRSGANFFEVVRQIKTILGATPCPIQIPVGQEETFRGVVDLVTMKALVWDDETMGSHYDVVDIPAELQAEAEEWRDKMLEALADCDDVLMEKYFEDPSTITEDEIRAALRKGTLAMKINPMLCGSSFKNKGVQTLLDAVAAYLPSPMDTPEVIGTDPRDPEKEIVRKVDPSSPLTALAFKIATDPYVGRLCFFRVYAGELPAGSYVYNTRSEKKERISRLFQMHSNKQNPMEVIGCGDIGAGVGFKDIRTGDTLCDENNPIVLESIDFPEPVIGIAVEPKTQKDMDKMGVGLAKLAEEDPTFRVQTNEETGQTVISGMGELHLEIIIDRLKREFKVEANQGKPQVSYKEAITKPVELREVYKKQTGGRGKFADIIVRVEPADEGFEGDLQFVDEVKGGNVPKEFIPSVQKGFQKAMTNGVLAGYALDKLKVTLLDGSFHPVDSDQLSFEICAIQAFKNASAQAGPVLLEPIMHLEVDTPEESMGDVIGDLNKRRGQVEGMDSTPSGARLVKASVPLAEMFGYVTSLRTITSGRATSSMTFSHYEPVSASIARQVLEEVGGRVDLIK, from the coding sequence ATGGCTGACCACAAACACCTAGAACTTACGAGAAATATCGGCATCATGGCCCACATCGATGCCGGGAAGACGACCACGTCCGAGCGTATCCTCTTCTACACCGGTCTGACGCACAAGATCGGTGAAGTACACGATGGTGGCGCTACGATGGACTGGATGGAGCAGGAGCAGGAGCGTGGTATCACGATCACCTCTGCTGCTACGACGACCTTCTGGAACTACGACAATACGAAGTATAAGATCAATCTGATCGACACCCCAGGGCACGTGGACTTCACTGTAGAGGTAGAGCGCTCGCTCCGTATCCTCGACGGTGCTATCGCCACCTTCTGCGCTGTCGGTGGTGTACAGCCTCAGAGTGAGACGGTATGGCGTCAGGCCGACAAGTACCGCGTACCCCGTATCTGCTACGTCAACAAGATGGACCGCTCGGGTGCCAACTTCTTCGAGGTTGTCCGCCAGATCAAGACCATCCTGGGTGCTACGCCTTGCCCCATCCAGATTCCTGTCGGTCAGGAAGAGACCTTCCGTGGGGTCGTTGACCTCGTGACGATGAAGGCTCTGGTCTGGGACGATGAGACCATGGGTTCGCACTATGACGTAGTCGACATCCCTGCTGAGCTCCAGGCTGAGGCTGAGGAGTGGCGCGACAAGATGCTCGAGGCTCTGGCTGACTGCGACGACGTCCTGATGGAGAAGTACTTCGAGGATCCTTCCACGATCACCGAAGATGAGATCCGCGCTGCTCTGCGTAAGGGTACGCTCGCGATGAAGATCAACCCCATGCTCTGCGGTTCGTCCTTCAAGAACAAGGGGGTACAGACGCTGCTCGACGCAGTCGCTGCTTACCTGCCCAGCCCTATGGATACGCCCGAGGTCATCGGTACGGATCCCCGCGATCCCGAGAAGGAGATCGTCCGCAAGGTCGACCCCAGCTCGCCTCTGACGGCACTGGCCTTCAAGATCGCTACCGACCCCTACGTAGGTCGCCTCTGCTTCTTCCGCGTCTACGCTGGTGAGCTGCCCGCAGGCTCTTACGTCTACAACACGCGCTCTGAGAAGAAGGAGCGTATCTCGCGTCTCTTCCAGATGCACTCCAACAAGCAGAACCCCATGGAGGTCATCGGCTGCGGTGACATCGGTGCAGGTGTCGGCTTCAAGGACATCCGTACGGGGGACACGCTCTGCGACGAGAATAATCCTATCGTCCTCGAGTCGATCGACTTCCCCGAGCCCGTGATCGGTATCGCCGTCGAGCCCAAGACGCAGAAGGATATGGATAAGATGGGTGTCGGTCTGGCTAAGCTGGCCGAAGAAGATCCCACCTTCCGTGTGCAGACCAACGAAGAGACCGGCCAGACCGTCATCAGCGGTATGGGTGAGCTCCACCTGGAGATCATCATCGACCGTCTGAAGCGTGAATTCAAGGTAGAGGCTAACCAGGGTAAGCCCCAGGTATCGTACAAGGAAGCGATCACTAAGCCCGTCGAGCTCCGCGAAGTCTACAAGAAGCAGACTGGGGGGCGTGGTAAGTTCGCTGACATCATCGTACGCGTAGAGCCCGCTGACGAAGGCTTCGAAGGCGACCTGCAGTTCGTCGACGAAGTGAAGGGCGGTAACGTGCCTAAGGAATTCATCCCCTCGGTACAGAAGGGCTTCCAGAAGGCTATGACCAACGGTGTCCTAGCAGGCTATGCTCTGGACAAGCTGAAGGTCACGCTGCTCGATGGTTCGTTCCACCCCGTTGACTCGGATCAGCTCTCCTTCGAGATCTGTGCTATCCAGGCCTTCAAGAACGCATCGGCACAGGCAGGCCCCGTCCTCCTCGAGCCTATCATGCATCTCGAGGTCGATACGCCTGAGGAAAGCATGGGTGACGTGATCGGTGACCTCAACAAGCGTCGCGGTCAGGTCGAGGGTATGGACAGTACGCCATCCGGCGCTCGCCTGGTGAAGGCTTCGGTGCCCCTGGCTGAGATGTTCGGCTACGTCACGAGCCTGCGTACGATCACCTCTGGTCGCGCTACCTCGTCGATGACCTTCTCGCACTACGAACCCGTATCTGCATCCATCGCGCGTCAGGTCCTCGAGGAAGTCGGCGGTCGTGTAGATCTCATCAAGTAA
- the rpsL gene encoding 30S ribosomal protein S12 — protein MPTIQQLVRKGRESLVEKGKSPALDSCPQRRGVCVRVYTTTPKKPNSAMRKVARVRLTNGKEVNAYIPGEGHNLQEHSIVLVRGGRVKDLPGVRYHIVRGALDTAGVNGRLQRRSKYGAKRPKPGQAAPAKGKK, from the coding sequence ATGCCAACTATTCAACAATTGGTAAGAAAGGGACGTGAGTCGCTCGTGGAGAAGGGTAAGAGCCCTGCTCTGGACTCCTGCCCCCAGCGCCGAGGCGTCTGTGTGCGTGTGTACACGACGACCCCTAAGAAGCCTAACTCCGCAATGCGTAAGGTGGCACGTGTGCGCCTGACGAATGGTAAGGAAGTGAACGCCTACATCCCAGGTGAAGGTCACAACCTCCAGGAGCACAGCATCGTCCTCGTACGCGGTGGACGTGTGAAGGACCTTCCAGGGGTACGCTACCACATCGTACGTGGTGCCCTCGATACGGCTGGGGTCAACGGTCGCCTGCAGCGCCGCTCTAAGTATGGAGCTAAGCGTCCCAAGCCAGGTCAGGCTGCTCCAGCTAAGGGTAAGAAGTAG